Proteins encoded by one window of Silvibacterium dinghuense:
- a CDS encoding aldehyde dehydrogenase (NADP(+)), protein MTLLGVSFLGADRAAASSAPFHGINPVTGETLPGDFFPASVADVDRAVTLAQEASASYRKLSGKERAAFLRAVADRIQAITEQLVERAHLETALPLPRLQGEVGRTTGQLRLFADVVEEGSWTSPRIDTALPERKPLPRPDLRTVLVPLGPVAVFGASNFPLAFSVAGGDTASALAAGNPVVVKAHPAHPGTSELVAGAIQQAVKDCGLHPGVFSLLFDAGIEIGVQLVQHPLIKAVGFTGSLAAGKALVDLCHARPEPIPCYAEMSSTNPVFILPGALKQHEKVAADLTGSYTLGAGQFCTKPGLVFLDRSADAASLVEELKTKAAGVATFSMLTPGIAKHYRSGIEKRAGDASVNTLYRTENESTGAASTAALLETTAAELLSKPELADEIFGPSTLLVHYEQREQMLAAARGLRGHLTATILGTEEDLAANTDLIAILEQKVGRLIFNGYPTGVEVSHAMVHGGPYPATSDSRTTSVGSMAIFRFARPVCFQGYPQSLLPAELQNANPLGVQRLVNGVFTRDAIQA, encoded by the coding sequence TTGACTCTACTCGGTGTATCGTTCCTGGGCGCAGATCGCGCTGCCGCTTCGTCGGCACCTTTTCACGGCATCAATCCCGTTACCGGTGAAACACTTCCCGGAGATTTCTTCCCCGCCTCCGTGGCGGATGTCGATCGCGCTGTCACTTTGGCGCAGGAAGCCTCTGCGAGCTATCGCAAACTCTCGGGCAAGGAACGCGCCGCATTCCTGCGCGCTGTCGCTGACCGCATCCAGGCGATTACCGAGCAGCTTGTCGAACGCGCGCATCTTGAAACGGCGCTGCCTCTGCCTCGCCTGCAGGGCGAGGTGGGCCGGACCACAGGCCAACTGCGGCTGTTTGCCGATGTGGTAGAGGAAGGCTCGTGGACCAGCCCGCGCATCGACACGGCGCTGCCCGAGCGCAAGCCGCTTCCCCGCCCCGATCTACGCACCGTGCTCGTGCCGCTCGGGCCTGTTGCTGTCTTTGGAGCAAGCAACTTTCCGCTGGCCTTTTCGGTCGCCGGTGGCGACACGGCTTCGGCGCTTGCGGCCGGCAATCCTGTGGTGGTCAAGGCGCACCCGGCGCATCCCGGCACCAGCGAGCTCGTTGCTGGCGCGATTCAGCAGGCGGTGAAGGACTGCGGTCTGCACCCCGGCGTCTTCTCCCTGCTCTTCGACGCGGGTATTGAGATTGGCGTGCAGCTGGTGCAGCATCCGCTCATCAAGGCGGTCGGCTTCACCGGCTCGCTCGCCGCGGGCAAGGCGCTGGTCGATCTCTGCCATGCGCGCCCCGAGCCTATCCCCTGCTATGCCGAGATGAGCAGCACCAACCCGGTCTTCATCCTGCCCGGCGCACTCAAGCAGCATGAGAAAGTGGCTGCGGATCTTACCGGCTCCTACACGCTCGGCGCGGGACAGTTCTGCACCAAGCCGGGCCTTGTCTTCCTCGACCGCTCGGCCGATGCTGCGAGCCTCGTCGAAGAGCTCAAGACAAAGGCCGCAGGCGTCGCGACGTTCTCCATGCTCACGCCGGGCATTGCGAAGCACTATCGCAGCGGCATCGAGAAGCGCGCAGGCGATGCATCCGTGAACACGCTTTATCGCACGGAGAACGAGAGCACCGGAGCGGCCTCAACCGCGGCGCTGCTGGAGACGACCGCGGCTGAGCTGCTGAGCAAGCCCGAGCTGGCGGATGAGATCTTCGGACCGAGCACGCTGCTCGTCCACTACGAGCAGCGTGAGCAGATGCTCGCGGCTGCTCGCGGCCTGCGCGGGCACCTGACTGCAACGATCCTCGGCACGGAAGAGGATCTTGCCGCCAACACGGACCTCATCGCCATTCTTGAGCAGAAGGTCGGCCGGCTTATCTTCAATGGCTATCCCACTGGCGTCGAAGTGAGCCATGCGATGGTCCATGGCGGTCCGTATCCTGCGACCTCCGACAGCCGCACCACCTCGGTGGGCAGCATGGCCATCTTCCGCTTCGCGCGGCCGGTCTGCTTCCAGGGCTATCCGCAGAGCCTGCTGCCTGCGGAGCTTCAGAATGCGAATCCGCTCGGTGTCCAGCGCCTTGTCAACGGTGTCTTTACCCGGGATGCCATCCAGGCATAG
- a CDS encoding 6-phosphofructokinase, with amino-acid sequence MRVGLLTGGGDCPGLNAVIHAVVKKGIIHYGDEFVGFLEGWRGVLDNNTIPLTLATVDGILTKGGTILRTSRTNVRKIEGGIQKCVETLKANKLDALIAIGGDDTQSVTNALIEAGVPGVGVPKTIDNDLNGTDVCFGFDTAVGIATEAIDRLHTTAEAHNRVIVCEVMGRDAGWIALTAGVAGNAHVVLVPEKPIDLDHVCALLKYNHDHGKKYGIVVVAEGAKLPSGAQTTVGSKVDSFGHARLSGIAQALAEAIEEKTGYETRSVNLGHTQRGGTPSAYDRMLATRYGLAAIDMVHKGEFGRLVVLRGTEIQSIPLAEAISKNRTVDDHFLEILTGLEPKV; translated from the coding sequence ATGCGAGTGGGTCTGTTGACGGGCGGCGGTGATTGCCCTGGGTTGAATGCGGTCATTCACGCGGTGGTCAAGAAGGGCATCATTCACTACGGCGACGAGTTCGTCGGATTCCTCGAGGGCTGGCGCGGTGTGCTCGACAACAACACCATTCCGCTGACCCTGGCCACGGTCGACGGCATCCTGACCAAGGGAGGCACCATCCTCAGAACCTCGCGCACCAATGTGCGGAAGATCGAGGGCGGCATCCAGAAGTGCGTGGAGACGCTGAAGGCCAACAAGCTGGACGCGCTGATCGCCATCGGCGGCGACGACACGCAGTCGGTAACGAATGCGCTCATCGAGGCGGGTGTGCCCGGAGTCGGCGTGCCCAAGACCATCGACAACGACCTGAACGGCACCGATGTCTGCTTCGGCTTCGACACCGCCGTTGGTATTGCTACCGAGGCGATTGACCGCCTGCACACCACGGCCGAAGCGCACAATCGCGTCATCGTCTGCGAGGTGATGGGCCGCGATGCGGGATGGATCGCGCTGACGGCAGGCGTGGCTGGCAATGCGCACGTCGTACTGGTGCCGGAAAAGCCGATCGATCTCGATCACGTATGCGCACTCCTCAAGTACAACCACGACCATGGCAAGAAGTACGGCATTGTCGTAGTCGCAGAGGGCGCAAAGCTGCCGAGCGGGGCTCAGACTACGGTTGGCAGCAAGGTCGACTCTTTCGGGCATGCGCGGCTGAGCGGCATCGCCCAGGCGCTGGCCGAGGCCATCGAAGAGAAGACCGGCTATGAAACACGTTCGGTGAATCTGGGGCATACGCAACGCGGCGGCACGCCTTCGGCCTATGACCGCATGCTGGCTACCCGCTACGGCCTGGCAGCGATCGACATGGTCCACAAGGGCGAATTCGGACGCCTGGTGGTGCTGCGCGGCACCGAGATCCAGAGCATCCCGTTGGCCGAGGCCATCTCGAAGAACCGCACCGTGGACGATCACTTTCTGGAGATCCTGACCGGACTGGAACCGAAGGTGTAA
- a CDS encoding helix-turn-helix domain-containing protein, translated as MKSSTVRTHETREVMDIRQASDYLGISPDTLYKYASESFIPAFKLGNRWRFKKSRLDEWMDQQSGVSIAPEPMAEAKTAKPRQKKPVRGTRVASRGKSAVLKIS; from the coding sequence ATGAAATCGTCGACGGTGCGTACGCATGAAACGCGCGAAGTGATGGATATACGGCAGGCGTCGGATTATCTCGGCATCAGCCCGGACACGCTCTACAAATACGCATCGGAGTCCTTCATTCCTGCCTTCAAGCTGGGAAACCGGTGGCGCTTCAAGAAGTCGCGGCTGGATGAGTGGATGGATCAGCAGTCCGGAGTCTCCATTGCGCCGGAGCCCATGGCGGAAGCGAAGACAGCAAAGCCTCGCCAGAAGAAGCCGGTGCGCGGCACGCGCGTGGCGTCGCGTGGCAAGAGCGCGGTGCTGAAGATTTCCTGA
- a CDS encoding putative colanic acid biosynthesis acetyltransferase: MSESETSTITTSNIDVPGSHRADAAGGDPTLIAAFPLQDRLRRLAWNLCYILLYRTSPRPLHGWRSLLLRAFGAKMGAACHFYPKSKIWAPWNLVCEDRVTVADDAELYNPSLLHLDSHVIVSQGAYICGATHRYDEPSFRLVSFPMRLGAYSWICARAAVNPGVNVGNGAILALGSIATKDLEPFGIYAGAPAKKVKERSREAVPAPYNQNAYGQNAYAGRS, from the coding sequence ATGAGCGAGAGCGAGACAAGCACCATCACGACTTCCAACATCGATGTGCCAGGGTCTCATCGGGCGGATGCAGCAGGGGGTGATCCGACACTGATCGCAGCCTTCCCGCTGCAGGATCGGCTTCGTCGGCTTGCCTGGAATCTCTGTTACATCCTGCTCTACCGGACCTCTCCACGTCCCCTGCATGGGTGGCGCTCGCTGCTGCTGCGGGCCTTCGGCGCAAAGATGGGCGCGGCCTGCCATTTCTACCCGAAGTCTAAGATCTGGGCGCCGTGGAATCTGGTCTGTGAGGACCGTGTAACAGTGGCCGATGACGCGGAGCTCTACAATCCGTCACTGCTCCATCTCGATTCGCATGTCATCGTTTCGCAGGGCGCGTATATCTGCGGAGCAACGCATCGCTACGACGAGCCTTCCTTCCGTCTCGTATCCTTTCCGATGCGGCTCGGAGCCTATAGCTGGATCTGCGCGCGCGCCGCAGTGAATCCCGGCGTGAACGTAGGCAACGGCGCGATCCTCGCTCTCGGCTCTATCGCGACAAAGGACCTTGAGCCCTTCGGTATCTACGCTGGTGCTCCGGCGAAGAAGGTGAAGGAGCGCTCGCGCGAGGCGGTGCCCGCACCTTACAATCAGAACGCGTATGGTCAGAACGCATACGCAGGCCGGAGTTGA
- a CDS encoding M24 family metallopeptidase — MKEVERLRALRKSAASLEIEAILITHLPDVRYLTGFTGSNAALAVTASKAVLFTDGRYTAQAKEEVKGARVVIAKGSALKEACAWLEESAAAAGFDPANTTVSQLEMMRSALSGKRRRSFFQPLTQPLAADLRMVKDEDELRAMTAAAKLGNRVFKAVLPHLKPGVPETEIAAGLEFFARSMGAEAMSFETIVASGERSALPHGRASSRKLPRKGFVTLDFGVILKGYCSDMTRTVHLGKANPEERHAYEAVLAAQEAAVSAIKPGVTCGEVDEAARSVLRSAGLAKYFTHSTGHGVGLEIHENPRVAAAQAQILQPGMVVTVEPGVYMPGKFGIRIEDMVAVTGRSRKVLTPVDKKLIEL, encoded by the coding sequence ATGAAGGAAGTTGAGCGGTTACGCGCTCTGCGAAAGAGCGCAGCCTCCCTGGAAATAGAAGCGATCCTGATCACACATCTTCCGGATGTGCGTTATCTGACCGGCTTCACGGGCTCGAATGCGGCCCTGGCGGTGACCGCATCGAAGGCCGTCCTGTTTACCGACGGCCGCTACACGGCGCAGGCGAAAGAAGAAGTAAAGGGTGCACGTGTGGTCATCGCGAAGGGCTCGGCGCTGAAGGAAGCCTGCGCATGGCTTGAGGAATCGGCAGCCGCAGCTGGATTTGATCCGGCAAACACCACCGTCTCGCAGTTGGAGATGATGCGCAGTGCGCTCAGCGGCAAGCGGCGGCGGAGCTTCTTTCAGCCCCTTACACAGCCTCTGGCCGCCGATCTGCGCATGGTGAAGGATGAAGACGAGCTGCGTGCCATGACCGCAGCCGCAAAGCTTGGCAACCGCGTCTTCAAGGCGGTGCTGCCGCATCTGAAGCCGGGCGTGCCGGAGACGGAGATCGCCGCTGGACTCGAGTTCTTTGCGCGCAGCATGGGCGCGGAGGCCATGTCCTTTGAGACTATCGTGGCCTCAGGCGAGCGTTCGGCACTGCCGCACGGCCGGGCGAGCAGCCGAAAGCTACCCCGCAAGGGCTTTGTAACGTTAGACTTCGGTGTTATTCTTAAAGGTTATTGTTCGGATATGACACGTACCGTTCACCTGGGCAAGGCAAACCCGGAGGAACGGCACGCGTATGAAGCGGTTCTGGCTGCGCAGGAAGCTGCGGTATCGGCAATCAAGCCGGGAGTAACCTGCGGCGAAGTAGATGAAGCTGCGCGGTCGGTGCTCCGCAGCGCAGGGCTGGCAAAGTACTTCACGCATTCGACCGGGCATGGCGTAGGGTTGGAGATTCATGAGAATCCTCGCGTTGCCGCGGCCCAGGCGCAGATACTTCAGCCGGGCATGGTCGTGACGGTAGAACCTGGCGTCTATATGCCAGGGAAGTTTGGTATACGCATCGAAGATATGGTGGCAGTCACCGGTCGCAGCCGCAAAGTACTGACGCCGGTGGACAAGAAACTGATAGAACTGTGA
- the accB gene encoding acetyl-CoA carboxylase biotin carboxyl carrier protein → MNPEEMKELQELIAFLKENKIAEFDLERGELKVRLKFQQEGGVSPDLATLARLFAAQGTAAAAPVVLPQVHAATAVAPAPVAAPPAAAEPAEDASLHIVKSPIVGTFYESPSPGSAAFVKVGDTVSNGQTLCIVEAMKLMNEIESDSAGEIVKRFVDNGQPVEYGQALYALRTR, encoded by the coding sequence ATGAATCCGGAAGAGATGAAAGAGTTACAGGAACTGATTGCGTTCCTGAAGGAAAACAAGATCGCGGAGTTTGACCTGGAGCGCGGTGAGCTCAAGGTTCGCCTGAAGTTTCAGCAGGAGGGCGGGGTAAGCCCTGACCTGGCGACGCTGGCGCGCCTGTTTGCCGCGCAGGGAACCGCGGCTGCGGCTCCGGTCGTGCTTCCGCAGGTACACGCGGCCACAGCAGTAGCACCCGCACCGGTTGCGGCGCCTCCCGCAGCGGCTGAGCCCGCCGAGGATGCTTCGCTGCACATCGTGAAGTCGCCGATCGTGGGCACGTTCTACGAGTCGCCGTCACCGGGCTCAGCGGCCTTCGTGAAGGTGGGCGATACGGTTTCGAACGGTCAGACGCTTTGCATCGTGGAAGCGATGAAGCTGATGAACGAGATCGAATCGGACTCCGCAGGCGAGATCGTCAAGCGCTTTGTCGACAATGGCCAGCCGGTGGAATACGGACAGGCGCTGTACGCCCTGCGCACCCGCTAG
- the accC gene encoding acetyl-CoA carboxylase biotin carboxylase subunit codes for MFRKVLIANRGEIALRVICACKELGIRTVAVYSEADRHSLHVRFADEAICIGPPRSAESYLNVPAVISAAEIADVDAIHPGYGLLSENANFAEVCRASNIKFIGPPPEVTRLMGEKEKARQAMKRAKVPILPGSDGVIASAEDALAWAQQVGYPVILKATAGGGGRGMRVCRTAEELPALFHAASTEAANAFGNGDLYMEKFIERPRHIEFQVLADQHGNVISLGERECSIQRRHQKLIEEAPSLQVTPKMREEIGKTIKRSLEAVGYQNAGTIEFLMDEDGKLYFIEMNTRIQVEHPVTEMVTGIDLVKAQIRIAAGEKLSDILPKEIPIRGHSIECRINAEHPEKFTPSAGKITAFNVPGGNGVRVDTAQYGEGVVPPYYDSLIAKLIVHGKDREEAMQRMQRALGMFVVQGIHTTIPLHEKIFQDEEFRKGDFDTKFMERFFERQKQK; via the coding sequence ATGTTTCGAAAAGTATTGATCGCGAATCGCGGCGAGATTGCGCTGCGCGTCATTTGCGCGTGTAAGGAACTGGGAATCCGCACGGTGGCCGTCTACAGCGAGGCGGATCGTCACTCGCTGCACGTGCGCTTTGCGGATGAGGCCATCTGCATCGGGCCTCCGCGCTCGGCAGAGAGCTACCTCAACGTGCCGGCTGTCATCAGCGCCGCGGAGATCGCCGACGTCGATGCGATCCATCCGGGTTACGGACTGCTCAGCGAGAATGCCAACTTCGCCGAAGTCTGCCGCGCCTCGAACATCAAGTTCATCGGGCCTCCACCCGAGGTGACGCGCCTGATGGGTGAGAAGGAAAAGGCTCGCCAGGCGATGAAGCGCGCCAAGGTGCCGATCCTTCCCGGCTCGGATGGTGTAATTGCCTCGGCTGAAGATGCGCTCGCATGGGCGCAGCAGGTCGGCTATCCGGTCATCCTGAAGGCGACAGCGGGCGGCGGCGGACGCGGCATGCGTGTGTGCCGCACGGCCGAGGAACTGCCCGCGCTCTTCCATGCGGCGTCGACCGAGGCAGCCAATGCCTTCGGCAATGGCGACCTCTACATGGAGAAGTTCATCGAGCGGCCGCGCCACATCGAGTTCCAGGTACTGGCGGACCAGCACGGCAACGTGATCTCGCTCGGCGAGCGCGAGTGCTCCATCCAGCGCCGCCACCAGAAGCTCATCGAAGAGGCGCCCTCGCTCCAGGTCACGCCCAAGATGCGCGAGGAGATCGGCAAGACCATCAAGCGCTCGCTCGAAGCGGTCGGCTACCAGAACGCGGGCACCATCGAGTTTCTGATGGACGAGGACGGCAAGCTCTACTTCATCGAGATGAACACCCGCATCCAGGTGGAGCATCCGGTGACGGAGATGGTCACCGGCATCGACCTGGTGAAGGCGCAGATCCGCATCGCCGCAGGCGAGAAGCTCTCCGACATCCTGCCCAAGGAAATTCCCATCCGGGGCCACTCCATCGAGTGCCGCATCAACGCCGAGCATCCGGAGAAGTTCACTCCGTCTGCCGGCAAGATCACGGCCTTCAACGTGCCCGGCGGCAACGGCGTGCGCGTGGATACGGCGCAGTACGGCGAGGGCGTCGTGCCTCCGTATTACGACTCGCTGATCGCCAAGCTTATCGTGCATGGCAAGGATCGCGAAGAGGCCATGCAGCGTATGCAGCGAGCCCTGGGCATGTTCGTCGTGCAGGGCATTCACACCACGATTCCGCTGCACGAAAAGATCTTCCAGGACGAGGAATTCCGCAAGGGAGACTTCGACACGAAGTTCATGGAGCGCTTCTTCGAGCGCCAGAAACAAAAGTAA
- a CDS encoding glycoside hydrolase family 172 protein, with protein MKRFLPWLLFIATTFALRGFGQTAFPDLTQQQTYTLHRASSMEKTGGNIDSRAVTPGETLTVLDTDGPGMISHLWFTINDPEPYHLKRIVLRIYWDGETSPSVETPIGDFFGLGFGEYFNWQSEMLSVGSSRALNCFFPMPYRKHARITITNEGKEPIVNFYYNIDYRAYAHPLPADTLYFHAEYRQAQPNHGWTNQWYENGDPNVNYRRNLDGKDNYVWFEAKGHGQYVGVTMSVLQNQDGWWGEGDDMFFVDNDTTPTIVGTGAEDYFLGAWGFGSPFSYQLYGAPVVNRDLAGERQSVYRFHLDSPIPFTKSMKATIEHGHANHRSDNFYSVAYWYQAEPHDPFPPLPPMDDRIPTLQVVGGPGNTGMTEHPASLSPK; from the coding sequence ATGAAGCGGTTTCTGCCATGGCTCTTGTTCATCGCGACGACATTTGCTTTGCGAGGCTTCGGACAAACAGCCTTTCCCGACCTGACGCAGCAGCAGACCTATACGCTGCATCGCGCCTCGAGCATGGAGAAGACGGGCGGAAACATAGACTCGCGAGCAGTGACGCCAGGGGAGACGCTGACCGTGCTCGATACGGATGGCCCGGGGATGATCTCCCATCTCTGGTTCACCATCAACGATCCCGAGCCCTACCACCTGAAGCGGATCGTGCTGCGCATTTACTGGGACGGAGAGACCAGTCCGAGCGTGGAGACGCCGATCGGCGACTTCTTCGGCCTGGGCTTCGGCGAGTACTTCAACTGGCAGTCGGAAATGCTGTCGGTGGGCAGCTCGCGCGCGCTGAATTGCTTTTTTCCCATGCCGTATCGCAAGCATGCGCGCATCACCATTACGAATGAGGGCAAGGAGCCGATCGTAAACTTCTACTACAACATCGACTACCGGGCGTATGCGCATCCGCTGCCCGCGGACACGCTCTACTTTCACGCCGAATACCGTCAGGCGCAGCCCAATCACGGCTGGACCAACCAGTGGTATGAGAACGGCGACCCGAATGTGAACTATCGCAGGAACCTCGACGGCAAGGACAACTACGTCTGGTTCGAGGCCAAGGGACACGGGCAGTATGTCGGTGTGACGATGTCCGTGCTTCAGAACCAGGACGGCTGGTGGGGCGAAGGCGATGACATGTTTTTTGTCGACAACGACACCACGCCGACCATTGTAGGCACGGGCGCCGAAGACTATTTCCTCGGCGCCTGGGGATTCGGCTCACCCTTTTCGTATCAGCTCTACGGCGCGCCGGTGGTGAACCGGGACCTCGCCGGCGAACGGCAAAGTGTCTATCGCTTTCATCTCGATTCGCCCATCCCGTTCACGAAATCGATGAAGGCAACCATCGAACATGGCCACGCCAATCATCGCTCGGACAACTTCTACTCGGTGGCCTACTGGTACCAGGCTGAGCCGCATGATCCATTTCCGCCTCTGCCCCCGATGGACGATCGCATTCCCACGCTGCAGGTAGTGGGAGGCCCCGGCAACACCGGCATGACCGAGCATCCGGCAAGCCTTTCGCCAAAGTGA
- the thiE gene encoding thiamine phosphate synthase translates to MTRTDFPRLYPILDASFLPVERQAREAMLSSLVTGLADAGVGILQYRNKTGDMAALAADARVMLSAPHGAMQLILNDHPELVNELGFDGVHVGQTDASPAEARERIGPARILGISTHNDAQLRAASTAPVDYVAIGPVYATSSKANPDPVVGLEGVRLARALTEKPIVAIGGIGREQAREVFTAGADSIAVISAVFPQHAGTDAQRVESAIQRARAFLAFCG, encoded by the coding sequence GTGACTCGTACGGACTTTCCTCGTCTTTATCCGATCCTCGATGCGTCATTTCTTCCCGTGGAGCGCCAGGCGCGAGAGGCAATGCTGTCCAGCCTCGTGACCGGGCTGGCTGATGCAGGCGTCGGCATCCTCCAGTACCGCAACAAGACTGGCGACATGGCCGCGCTGGCGGCGGATGCGCGGGTGATGCTGTCGGCCCCGCATGGCGCGATGCAGCTGATTCTCAATGACCATCCAGAGCTGGTGAACGAGCTTGGCTTCGACGGCGTGCATGTAGGCCAGACGGATGCATCTCCGGCAGAGGCCCGGGAACGAATCGGTCCGGCGCGGATTCTCGGCATCTCCACGCACAACGACGCGCAGCTGCGTGCAGCTTCTACGGCGCCGGTCGATTACGTGGCCATCGGCCCGGTGTATGCGACTTCGTCGAAGGCCAATCCCGATCCTGTCGTAGGACTCGAAGGCGTGCGCCTGGCGCGGGCTCTCACGGAGAAGCCGATTGTCGCCATCGGCGGCATTGGGCGCGAGCAGGCTCGAGAGGTGTTCACAGCTGGAGCGGATTCGATCGCGGTGATCTCGGCCGTCTTTCCGCAGCATGCCGGAACGGATGCGCAACGGGTGGAGAGCGCTATTCAGCGAGCCCGCGCGTTCCTTGCCTTCTGTGGATAG
- a CDS encoding APC family permease yields MRTESSGSSVTSSSASQPRLVQGLGLFSATAIVMGTMIGSGIFIVPADISRGVGSPALLVAAWLITAVMTIIGALSYGEMAAMMPKAGGQYVFLREALGPMWGFLYGWTLFAVIQCGTLAAVGVAFGKFLGVFFPSVSASHWLWHIGHVPAVRIGSMVLGNMEIGLSTANLAGIIVVVLLSVVNIFGVKLGALVQNVFTTAKTAALLGLVLFGFWLGRNPAAIHANFGANFWQGASLHTLHPLQIGVGGPIAMVSIFAILAVVQTGSLFSADSWNNVTFAGGEIKNPKRNLPLSLALGTGIVLLLYIAANFAYMMALPLHGDPHGTTVFSRGIQYASEDRVATAVLQQIFSSRGAELMAAAILVSTFGCINGLALAGARVYYAMSQDGLFFQSVGKLHPKYKTPAAGLIVQAVWTCVLCLSGSYGQLLDYTMFAQLLFYILTIGSLFVLRRKKPDAERPYRAIGYPVLPAIYIAMAAWICIVLLRYKPQYTWPGLILVLLGVPVFLFWSRRKPAEPAHGNELGGSAS; encoded by the coding sequence ATCCGTACCGAGTCTTCAGGCAGTTCCGTGACCTCATCCAGCGCTTCTCAGCCGCGTCTGGTTCAGGGTTTAGGCCTCTTCAGCGCTACCGCCATTGTGATGGGCACCATGATCGGCTCAGGAATCTTCATCGTTCCTGCCGATATCAGCCGGGGTGTCGGCTCACCGGCCTTGCTGGTGGCCGCGTGGCTGATCACCGCGGTCATGACCATCATCGGCGCATTGAGCTACGGCGAGATGGCCGCGATGATGCCCAAGGCAGGCGGCCAGTATGTCTTCCTCCGGGAAGCGCTCGGTCCCATGTGGGGCTTTCTCTACGGATGGACGCTCTTCGCCGTGATCCAGTGCGGCACGCTGGCTGCGGTCGGTGTCGCCTTCGGCAAGTTTCTCGGCGTCTTCTTTCCCAGCGTCTCCGCCTCGCACTGGCTGTGGCATATCGGCCATGTGCCGGCAGTGCGTATCGGCTCCATGGTGCTCGGCAACATGGAGATCGGCCTGAGCACAGCGAACCTGGCCGGCATCATCGTGGTCGTCCTGCTCTCCGTCGTGAACATCTTTGGCGTGAAGCTCGGTGCATTGGTTCAGAACGTCTTCACGACGGCCAAGACCGCGGCGCTGCTCGGGCTGGTGCTCTTCGGCTTCTGGCTCGGCCGCAATCCTGCGGCCATTCACGCCAACTTCGGCGCAAACTTCTGGCAGGGAGCATCGCTGCACACCCTGCATCCGCTGCAGATCGGCGTCGGTGGTCCGATTGCGATGGTAAGTATCTTCGCCATCCTTGCCGTAGTGCAGACCGGATCGCTCTTCTCCGCCGACTCGTGGAACAACGTCACCTTCGCCGGCGGCGAGATCAAGAATCCGAAGCGCAACCTTCCGCTCTCGCTGGCATTGGGTACGGGCATCGTGCTGCTGCTCTACATTGCAGCCAATTTTGCATACATGATGGCGCTTCCGCTGCATGGCGATCCGCACGGTACGACGGTATTCTCGCGCGGTATCCAGTACGCGTCGGAAGACCGTGTGGCGACAGCCGTGCTGCAGCAGATTTTTTCCTCACGCGGTGCGGAGCTGATGGCCGCGGCCATCCTCGTCTCGACCTTTGGCTGCATCAACGGCCTGGCGCTGGCCGGTGCTCGCGTTTACTACGCGATGAGCCAGGACGGATTGTTCTTCCAGTCCGTAGGCAAGCTGCACCCGAAGTACAAGACCCCGGCAGCTGGGCTGATCGTGCAGGCAGTCTGGACCTGTGTGCTGTGCCTCTCCGGTTCTTATGGCCAGCTGCTGGACTACACCATGTTCGCGCAGCTGCTCTTTTACATCCTGACCATCGGCAGCCTGTTCGTTCTGCGCAGGAAGAAGCCGGATGCCGAGCGGCCCTACCGGGCAATCGGATACCCTGTATTGCCGGCCATCTATATCGCGATGGCCGCCTGGATCTGTATCGTACTATTGCGATACAAACCTCAGTACACTTGGCCGGGGCTGATCCTGGTGCTGCTGGGAGTTCCTGTATTTTTGTTCTGGTCGAGGCGGAAGCCTGCGGAACCGGCACACGGAAATGAGCTGGGAGGAAGTGCCTCATAA